A single region of the bacterium genome encodes:
- a CDS encoding CDP-diacylglycerol O-phosphatidyltransferase, with protein sequence MAVRKATGAPESARGRFVAWLVHGLTASGAVFGTFALFAVASNRFDIACLLMLTTLFVDGIDGTLARAAQVAVHTPQINGRRLDDIVDYLNFVVVPVFFLWGAGLVAHPAWLAAPLLASAYGFSREDAKTADDFFLGFPSYWNILAMYLWLLDVGPVGGTVWVALLSVAVFIPMKYLYPSKVEPMRLRVWLGVGAIVWTAALAACVVVPDATAPYLLVEITLLYPAWYMALSITRGGFDRTNG encoded by the coding sequence ATGGCCGTTCGGAAGGCCACGGGTGCGCCGGAGAGTGCACGAGGCCGCTTCGTCGCCTGGCTCGTTCACGGTCTCACCGCCAGCGGCGCCGTCTTCGGCACCTTCGCGCTCTTCGCCGTCGCGTCGAATCGCTTCGACATCGCCTGCCTGCTCATGCTCACCACGCTCTTCGTCGACGGCATCGATGGAACCCTCGCGCGGGCGGCCCAGGTCGCCGTCCACACGCCCCAGATCAACGGCCGCCGTCTCGACGACATCGTCGACTACCTGAACTTCGTGGTGGTCCCGGTCTTCTTTCTCTGGGGCGCCGGACTCGTGGCGCATCCCGCCTGGCTCGCGGCCCCGCTCCTGGCCAGCGCCTACGGCTTCTCGCGAGAGGACGCGAAGACCGCCGACGACTTCTTCCTGGGCTTCCCCTCGTACTGGAACATCCTGGCGATGTACCTCTGGCTGCTCGACGTCGGGCCCGTCGGCGGCACCGTCTGGGTCGCCCTCCTCTCGGTCGCGGTCTTCATTCCGATGAAATACCTCTACCCGAGCAAGGTCGAGCCGATGCGGCTCCGCGTCTGGCTCGGCGTCGGCGCGATCGTCTGGACCGCCGCCCTCGCCGCCTGCGTCGTCGTCCCCGATGCCACCGCCCCCTACCTGCTGGTCGAGATCACCCTGCTGTACCCCGCCTGGTACATGGCCCTCTCGATCACCCGAGGCGGCTTCGACCGAACCAACGGCTAG